In Pseudomonas grandcourensis, the DNA window GGGTGCTGGCAGCGCTGGAGCGTTTGCAGGCGACCTTTGCCGGTGAGCGCATTCTGCTGATCAGCCATGGCGGTGTGATGCGTCTGTTGCTGGCACAAGCGCGCGGGCTGCCGCGGGAGCAACTGCTCAACGTTGAGGTCGGGCATGGCGCGCTGTTTTCGCTGACGGTGGAGCCTGCGGGCTTGTTGAAGGAAATGCTCTGACCATGCTGCCATTCTGGATCGCCCTGCAATTTCTCAGCAGCCTGCCGATTCGCCTGCCCGGTATGCCTGAGCCCCGGGAACTGGGGCGGTCGCTGCTGTTTTATCCGCTGGTGGGATTGCTCTTTGGCGCGATTCTGTGGGCAGTCAACTGGCTGTTGCTGGGCACGCCGACCTTGCTGCACGCGGCGCTGTTGCTGAGCCTTTGGGTGCTGCTCAGCGGCGGGCTGCATCTGGATGGCCTGGCGGACAGCGCCGATGCCTGGCTCGGTGGTTTTGGCGACCGCGAGCGTACGCTGACCATCATGAAAGATCCGCGCAGCGGGCCGATCGCCGTGGTGACGCTGGTGCTAGTGTTGCTGCTCAAGTTCACCGCGCTGCTGGCGCTGATCGAACAGCCGCACTCGCTGGCATTGATCATCGTGCCGTTGATCGGTCGCAGCGCATTGCTCGGCTTGTTCCTGACCACGCCGTACGTGCGTGCCGGTGGCCTGGGTCAGGCATTGGCCGATCATCTTCCGCGTTCGGCGGGCAAGCAGGTGCTGGCGGTCAGCGCGCTGGCTTGTGTGCTGATTGCCGGTTTGAGTGGTGTGGTGGCGGTGGTGTTGGCGGCACTGGGGTTTGTCTGGCTGCGCCAGGTGATGTTGCGGCGCCTGGGCGGCACGACGGGGGACACGGCGGGTGCGATGCTGGAGCTGCTGGAAGTTGCAGTGTTGGTAGGTTTGGCGCTGTTTTAACTGTTATTCCGGTTCTGTAACTTGATTTAACCGACTCGCGGGTATATACACGCACCATGCTCGATTCCCAATGTTTATGCATCAACCTGCGTCGCGCCGCCCGTGGCGTCAGCAGGCACTACGACGGCGCTCTCGACGGCTTCGGGATCAACGTTGCGCAGTATTCTTTGCTGTGCAATCTGCAGCGTCTTGATCAGCCGAGCATCTCGATCCTGGCCGAGGCCATGGGCCTGGATCGCAGCACCCTGGGGCGCAATTTGCGGGTGCTGGAGGGTGATGGCCTGGTGACGCTGGTCGAGGGCGAGGACATGCGCAACCGCATCGTCCTGCTGACCGAGGCCGGGGCAGAGCGCCTCAAGGCTGCCTTGCCGGCCTGGGAAGCCGCGCAGCAACGCTTGATCGATCGCCTGGGCGCCGAGAAGCGCGAAACCTTATTGAAGCTGCTGGACGAACTGGCGTGATGCCGGTTTTTCCGATCATAAGCGGGTATATACCCGCTACCGGAGAACAACAATGACATCGATGTGGCGTACTTGCGGCTGGGTTCTTTTGGGGAGTGCGCTGATCCTTGCGCTGTCGCTGGGCGTTCGCCATGGCTTCGGGTTGTTTCTGGCGCCGATGAGCGCCGAGTTCGGCTGGGGCCGTGAAGTCTTTGCCTTCGCCATCGCCCTGCAGAACCTGATCTGGGGCCTCGCTCAGCCATTCACCGGCGCCTTGGCCGACCGCTTCGGCGCGGCGAAAGTGGTGCTGATCGGTGGCGTCCTGTATGCGGCCGGGCTGATCTGCATGGGGCTCTCCGACTCGGCGATGACCCTGTCCCTGAGTGCCGGCCTGCTGATCGGCATAGGACTGTCCGGTACATCGTTCTCGGTGATCCTGGGGGTGGTCGGGCGCGCGGTGCCGCCGGAAAAACGTAGCATGGGCATGGGGATCGCCAGTGCGGCCGGTTCGTTCGGCCAGTTCGCGATGCTGCCCGGCACGCTCGGTTTGATCGGATGGCTTGGCTGGTCCGGGGCGCTGCTGGCGCTGGGCATGCTGGTGGCGTTGATCGTGCCGCTGGTGAGCATGCTCAAGGACAAGCCGCTGCCCGTCCTGGGCCACGAACAGACCCTTGGCGAAGCGCTGCGCGAAGCCTGCTCCCATTCCGGATTCTGGCTGCTGGCGTTCGGCTTTTTCGTGTGCGGATTCCAGGTGGTGTTCATCGGCGTGCACCTGCCGGCCTATCTGGTGGATCAACACCTTCCGGCGACGGTTGGCACCACGGTGCTGGCGCTGATTGGCCTGTTCAACATTTTCGGCACCTATACCGCTGGATGGCTCGGCGGGCGCATGTCCAAGCCGCGTTTGCTCACCGGTCTGTACTTGCTGCGGGCGGTGGTCATTGCGTTGTTCCTGTGGGCGCCGGTGACGACCACCACAGCCTACCTGTTCGGCATGGCCATGGGCTTCCTGTGGCTGTCGACGGTGCCGTTGACCAACGGCACGGTGGCGACCTTGTTTGGTGTACGAAACCTGTCCATGCTCGGTGGGATTGTTTTCCTGTTTCACCAGCTCGGCTCATTCCTGGGCGGCTGGTTGGGCGGGGTGGTGTATGACCGAACCGGGAGTTATGACTTGATCTGGCAAGTGGCAATTCTCTTGAGCCTGTTGGCCGCTGCCCTCAATTGGCCGGTGCGTGAGCGGCCGGTAGCGCGCCTGCAATCACAAATGAGTGCGATATGAGCAGTCTTTGGCCGCGGATCGCTGTAGCCGCCGTCTGCGCCTTATTGCTGGCGTTGTCGTGGTGGGGCTGGCATCAGGGCGGTCTGGCGCTGATGCAGTTGGGCATGGGTGCTTGCTAGCGAGCGGCGAGGGCGAGTAACGTCGCTTTTGACGAATTATCAAGGATGCACCGACATGCTGATGCGCTGGATTGCAGTCCCCGCGTTGCTGC includes these proteins:
- a CDS encoding MFS transporter is translated as MTSMWRTCGWVLLGSALILALSLGVRHGFGLFLAPMSAEFGWGREVFAFAIALQNLIWGLAQPFTGALADRFGAAKVVLIGGVLYAAGLICMGLSDSAMTLSLSAGLLIGIGLSGTSFSVILGVVGRAVPPEKRSMGMGIASAAGSFGQFAMLPGTLGLIGWLGWSGALLALGMLVALIVPLVSMLKDKPLPVLGHEQTLGEALREACSHSGFWLLAFGFFVCGFQVVFIGVHLPAYLVDQHLPATVGTTVLALIGLFNIFGTYTAGWLGGRMSKPRLLTGLYLLRAVVIALFLWAPVTTTTAYLFGMAMGFLWLSTVPLTNGTVATLFGVRNLSMLGGIVFLFHQLGSFLGGWLGGVVYDRTGSYDLIWQVAILLSLLAAALNWPVRERPVARLQSQMSAI
- a CDS encoding MarR family transcriptional regulator gives rise to the protein MLDSQCLCINLRRAARGVSRHYDGALDGFGINVAQYSLLCNLQRLDQPSISILAEAMGLDRSTLGRNLRVLEGDGLVTLVEGEDMRNRIVLLTEAGAERLKAALPAWEAAQQRLIDRLGAEKRETLLKLLDELA
- a CDS encoding adenosylcobinamide-GDP ribazoletransferase; protein product: MLPFWIALQFLSSLPIRLPGMPEPRELGRSLLFYPLVGLLFGAILWAVNWLLLGTPTLLHAALLLSLWVLLSGGLHLDGLADSADAWLGGFGDRERTLTIMKDPRSGPIAVVTLVLVLLLKFTALLALIEQPHSLALIIVPLIGRSALLGLFLTTPYVRAGGLGQALADHLPRSAGKQVLAVSALACVLIAGLSGVVAVVLAALGFVWLRQVMLRRLGGTTGDTAGAMLELLEVAVLVGLALF